One genomic region from Deinococcus yavapaiensis KR-236 encodes:
- a CDS encoding GreA/GreB family elongation factor, whose product MTQRIELTQGGYARLQQTLEHEYRRLEEARRVVQEQMHANENESLGLAEAQRELLATQERITDIEETLSHAVLIEASADGASQARLGSVVVLLDVGSGRELRLQLVSPPEASALAGQMPRVSTESPVGRALLGRAMGEIFEVNLGKRQASYRVVSITA is encoded by the coding sequence GTGACGCAAAGGATAGAACTGACCCAGGGTGGCTACGCGCGCTTACAACAGACGCTGGAACACGAGTACAGGCGGCTGGAAGAAGCCCGGCGCGTGGTTCAGGAGCAGATGCACGCCAACGAAAACGAGAGCCTGGGGCTCGCGGAGGCGCAGCGCGAGCTGCTCGCCACCCAGGAACGCATCACCGACATTGAGGAAACGCTGTCTCACGCCGTATTGATTGAGGCCTCGGCCGACGGCGCGAGTCAGGCCCGGCTGGGATCAGTGGTGGTCCTGCTCGACGTAGGGTCAGGCCGTGAGCTGAGGTTGCAGCTCGTCAGTCCGCCGGAAGCTTCAGCCCTCGCCGGGCAGATGCCGCGCGTCTCCACCGAGAGTCCGGTGGGCCGGGCGCTGCTCGGCCGGGCCATGGGCGAGATCTTTGAGGTCAACCTGGGTAAGCGTCAGGCGAGCTACCGGGTGGTGAGCATTACGGCCTGA